In Allomuricauda ruestringensis DSM 13258, the following proteins share a genomic window:
- a CDS encoding class I SAM-dependent methyltransferase yields MSKEIISSWDKNAAEWIKVIQNDSIPSRKFTNLAILETIKQLDGDKIVDIGCGEGWLTREMANLGWEATGLDATASLIEEARKNSNQPFEVFTFEDIIEGKNIPNTPFDAAVFNFCLYLKDGLKELLSNTLNQLSKDGVLLIQTLHPYFLIQNDLKFKSQWLSDSWKGLPGNFTDGHSWYARTMEDWLHELNQLENSNFNIREILNDEEKPISLIIKINKI; encoded by the coding sequence ATGAGCAAGGAAATTATTTCATCATGGGATAAAAACGCTGCGGAATGGATAAAAGTCATTCAAAATGATAGCATACCTTCCAGAAAATTCACGAATCTCGCTATTTTGGAAACCATAAAGCAATTGGACGGTGACAAAATTGTTGACATTGGGTGTGGTGAAGGCTGGTTGACCCGTGAAATGGCAAATTTGGGATGGGAAGCTACTGGTTTGGACGCTACTGCAAGTTTAATTGAGGAAGCACGGAAAAACAGTAATCAGCCTTTTGAAGTATTCACCTTTGAAGACATTATTGAAGGAAAAAATATTCCAAATACCCCGTTTGATGCCGCTGTCTTCAATTTTTGCCTGTATCTTAAAGATGGACTGAAAGAATTATTGTCAAACACATTAAATCAACTATCAAAGGATGGAGTGCTCCTTATTCAAACCTTACACCCCTACTTCCTCATTCAAAACGATTTAAAATTTAAAAGCCAATGGTTGTCCGATTCTTGGAAAGGATTACCCGGCAACTTCACGGACGGACATTCTTGGTATGCCCGAACTATGGAAGATTGGCTCCATGAACTCAATCAACTTGAAAATAGCAATTTCAACATCAGGGAAATCTTGAACGATGAAGAGAAACCGATTTCCTTGATTATAAAAATCAACAAGATATGA
- a CDS encoding anhydro-N-acetylmuramic acid kinase, whose product MSIYKVLGLMSGTSLDGLDIAYCHIWEEGEKWNFSIKNIAEIDYTDKMREYLKNAIHLSKEDHEQLHKDYGIWLGQQSKLFMDELGKEVDFIASHGHTSHHRPEDGVTFQLGDGQLLANTSGKQVVCDFRTKDVSLKGQGAPLVPIGDKLLFPEYDFCLNLGGISNISFEKGGERIAYDIGLANMPLNYITHKMGLAYDEDGKLARSGKLDHALLRKLNNLKYYSLPYPKSTGYEWFTSNIVPLIESSTVSNEDLLHTFIHHNCEQIAFAVLKHGDNGKSNSKLLATGGGALNQFFMDTLQDKLGKSVEVVVPNKTLIAYKEALVFALMGVLRLEGKTNVLKSVTGATSDSCSGEVFFPETI is encoded by the coding sequence ATGAGCATTTATAAAGTCTTGGGACTAATGTCCGGTACTTCGTTGGATGGATTGGACATAGCCTATTGCCACATTTGGGAAGAAGGTGAAAAATGGAATTTCTCCATTAAAAATATCGCAGAAATTGACTATACCGATAAAATGCGGGAATACCTTAAAAATGCCATTCACCTTTCCAAGGAAGATCATGAGCAATTGCACAAGGATTATGGGATTTGGTTGGGACAACAATCCAAGTTGTTTATGGATGAATTGGGCAAAGAGGTCGATTTTATTGCCAGTCATGGACACACTTCGCATCACCGACCAGAAGATGGTGTAACGTTTCAATTGGGCGATGGGCAGCTATTGGCAAACACGTCTGGCAAACAAGTGGTTTGCGATTTCAGAACTAAAGATGTGTCCCTAAAGGGACAAGGCGCTCCTTTGGTGCCCATTGGCGATAAATTGCTGTTCCCTGAATACGATTTTTGTTTGAATTTGGGAGGCATAAGCAATATTTCTTTTGAAAAAGGTGGCGAACGCATTGCTTACGACATCGGATTGGCGAATATGCCGCTTAACTACATTACCCATAAAATGGGATTGGCCTATGACGAAGATGGAAAACTGGCCCGGTCCGGTAAATTGGACCATGCGCTGCTAAGAAAACTGAACAACCTTAAATATTATAGCCTGCCCTATCCCAAATCCACGGGGTACGAATGGTTCACTTCCAATATCGTCCCCTTAATTGAATCATCCACAGTCTCTAATGAGGATCTATTGCACACTTTTATCCATCATAATTGTGAACAGATTGCGTTTGCGGTCCTCAAGCATGGGGACAATGGCAAATCCAACAGTAAGCTGTTGGCTACGGGAGGGGGCGCACTCAATCAATTCTTTATGGATACACTTCAAGATAAACTAGGGAAGAGTGTTGAGGTTGTAGTACCCAACAAAACCTTGATTGCCTATAAAGAAGCTCTCGTTTTTGCTTTAATGGGCGTACTCCGCTTGGAGGGGAAAACCAACGTTTTAAAATCAGTTACTGGCGCCACTTCCGATTCGTGTAGTGGCGAAGTGTTTTTTCCTGAAACAATTTAA
- a CDS encoding multidrug effflux MFS transporter produces MQKLNQKPNFEFVAMMAALMSIVALAIDAILPAISNIGTAINSTDPTDNQLLVTMIFLGLGVGQLFFGPISDSFGRKPVVYIGFIIFLLASIICLYAPSLEIMVIGRILQGIGLSAPRTISISIIRDTYEGDYMAKVMSFVVAFFILVPVVAPAIGKLILDAAGWQAIFYVQMFFVLVVAVWFWKRQKETLHPEYKIPFTRHVFVDGVKEFVKYRETVAFTLTSGLVTGAFLVYLSSAQHIFEDQYALKEIFPYIFAGLAVSIGLSTFLNGTLVMRFGMRRLSLMATIVFCVVALTYSIVFLNTPNPSIYVLVGFLSVQFFCLGFMWGNFRSIAMEPIGHIAGIGAAINGFVSTLLSIPIATFIGEFVKDSVWPLFAGLAICGLCALTIFLLVNKPKRKRVATT; encoded by the coding sequence ATGCAAAAGTTAAATCAAAAACCCAACTTTGAGTTTGTGGCCATGATGGCCGCTTTGATGTCCATTGTAGCCTTGGCCATTGACGCCATCTTACCAGCAATTTCCAACATTGGGACTGCCATTAATAGCACGGACCCTACGGATAATCAATTGTTGGTAACCATGATTTTCTTGGGACTTGGCGTGGGGCAATTGTTCTTTGGGCCCATATCGGACAGTTTTGGACGAAAGCCGGTTGTGTACATCGGTTTTATCATCTTTTTACTGGCAAGTATCATCTGTTTGTATGCACCATCGTTGGAGATTATGGTAATTGGTAGAATTTTACAGGGAATCGGGCTCTCAGCACCTCGAACCATTTCCATATCCATTATTCGAGATACGTATGAGGGAGACTATATGGCCAAAGTAATGTCGTTCGTAGTTGCATTTTTTATTCTAGTGCCTGTTGTTGCTCCTGCCATAGGAAAATTGATTTTGGATGCTGCAGGTTGGCAAGCCATTTTTTATGTGCAGATGTTCTTTGTGTTGGTGGTGGCTGTATGGTTTTGGAAGCGACAAAAAGAAACACTTCATCCTGAATATAAAATCCCATTCACTAGACACGTTTTTGTTGATGGTGTTAAAGAGTTTGTGAAATATAGGGAGACGGTTGCCTTTACCTTGACATCGGGATTGGTAACCGGGGCATTTTTGGTTTACCTGAGTTCTGCCCAGCATATTTTTGAGGACCAATATGCCCTTAAAGAAATATTCCCGTACATTTTTGCAGGCCTTGCGGTTTCTATTGGACTTTCCACATTTTTGAATGGAACCTTGGTAATGCGTTTTGGTATGCGAAGGTTGTCCTTAATGGCAACCATTGTATTTTGCGTTGTAGCACTGACCTACTCCATTGTTTTTCTCAACACCCCTAACCCAAGCATTTATGTATTGGTCGGTTTTTTATCCGTTCAGTTTTTCTGCCTCGGATTTATGTGGGGTAACTTCCGTTCCATCGCCATGGAGCCCATTGGCCATATTGCAGGAATCGGAGCAGCTATTAATGGGTTTGTGTCCACATTACTTTCCATACCGATCGCAACCTTTATCGGTGAGTTTGTAAAAGATTCCGTTTGGCCGTTGTTTGCAGGTTTGGCGATTTGTGGACTGTGTGCTTTGACCATCTTCCTTTTGGTGAACAAACCCAAAAGAAAGCGTGTGGCCACGACTTAA
- a CDS encoding Gfo/Idh/MocA family protein encodes MKQLKTLVVGCGNMGTSHARAYHQLNGFEIVGLVSRGTKSRERLSKELDAAPTFSDYAEALKTTQPDVVSINTYPDTHYNYVKMALEANAHVFVEKPLALTVEEAQKLVDLSQKKNRKMVVGYILRVHPTWAKFTEMAQTLGKPLVMRMNLNQQSSGEQWYTHKQLMQSMSPIVDCGVHYVDVMCSMTRSKPISVSAIGAHLSDEVDSDMYNYGQLQVRFEDGSVGWYEAGWGPMMSETAFFIKDVIGPKGCVSISDTDKGASEDIEGHTKTGSLKLHHSELNADGNFTKKDEIISTADEPDHDGLCLLEQEYLLDAIVNDRDLTDHLNDAVNSLKIVLAADESVKTGKTIFL; translated from the coding sequence ATGAAACAATTAAAAACCTTGGTCGTAGGATGTGGTAATATGGGAACTTCGCACGCTCGTGCCTATCACCAGTTGAATGGATTTGAAATAGTGGGATTGGTAAGTCGTGGCACCAAAAGTAGGGAACGCCTTTCCAAAGAATTGGATGCAGCACCCACTTTTTCGGATTATGCCGAAGCATTGAAAACAACCCAACCCGATGTGGTTTCCATAAACACATACCCAGACACGCATTATAATTATGTAAAAATGGCCCTTGAGGCCAATGCTCATGTTTTCGTAGAAAAACCGTTGGCTTTGACCGTGGAAGAAGCACAAAAACTGGTTGATCTTTCCCAAAAGAAGAATCGCAAAATGGTGGTGGGCTATATTTTGCGAGTGCACCCTACGTGGGCCAAGTTTACCGAAATGGCTCAGACATTGGGCAAACCCTTGGTAATGCGCATGAATCTGAACCAGCAAAGCTCAGGGGAGCAATGGTACACCCACAAACAGTTGATGCAATCCATGTCGCCCATTGTGGACTGTGGCGTACATTATGTGGATGTGATGTGTTCCATGACCCGTTCCAAACCTATCAGCGTTTCTGCCATTGGCGCACATTTATCGGATGAAGTGGATTCCGATATGTACAATTATGGACAGCTACAAGTTCGATTTGAAGATGGTTCCGTAGGTTGGTACGAAGCAGGTTGGGGACCCATGATGAGCGAAACCGCATTTTTCATTAAGGACGTAATTGGTCCCAAGGGCTGTGTTTCCATCAGCGATACGGACAAAGGTGCATCTGAAGATATTGAGGGCCACACCAAAACAGGTAGTTTAAAATTGCATCACAGCGAACTCAATGCTGACGGAAATTTCACCAAAAAGGATGAAATCATTAGCACAGCGGACGAACCCGACCATGATGGGCTATGTTTATTGGAACAGGAATACCTGTTGGATGCTATTGTGAACGACCGAGACCTCACTGACCACTTGAATGACGCCGTGAACAGTCTTAAAATTGTATTGGCTGCGGATGAATCCGTTAAAACGGGTAAAACCATATTCTTATAG
- a CDS encoding acyl-CoA carboxylase subunit beta, whose protein sequence is MDPKIKALQEKIAEAHLGGGEKRIEKQHQKKKLTARERVLYFLDEGSFEEMGLLVTHRTTDFGMDKEMYYGDGVVTGYGTVNGRLVYVYAQDFTVFGGALSETHAEKICKVMDLAMKVGAPVIGLNDSGGARIQEGVKSLGGYADIFYRNVQASGVIPQISAIMGPCAGGAVYSPAMTDFIIMVEGTSYMFVTGPNVVKTVTNETVTSEELGGASTHAVKSGVAHKTSANDATCLDDIRNLLDYLPQNNKKTTPLLPYELGDETRDELSGIVPDNPNKPYDMHDVISGIIDTDSFYEIHKDYAENIITGFARLGGRSIGIIANQPMFLAGVLDVNSSTKAARFTRFCDSFNIPLLVLVDVPGFLPGTDQEWSGIIMHGAKLLYALSEATVPRVTVITRKAYGGAYDVMNSKHIGADFNFAWPSAEIAVMGAKGASEIIFRKEIAAADNPEAKLKEKEAEYADKFANPYRAAKRGFIDEVILPKDTRSKLLKTFAMLEKKEVQTPWKKHGNIPL, encoded by the coding sequence ATGGATCCCAAAATAAAAGCACTACAAGAAAAAATAGCAGAAGCCCATTTGGGTGGAGGAGAAAAACGTATTGAAAAGCAACATCAAAAGAAAAAGTTGACGGCTCGCGAAAGGGTACTTTACTTTTTGGATGAAGGCTCTTTTGAAGAAATGGGCCTTTTGGTGACCCACCGTACCACAGATTTTGGTATGGACAAGGAAATGTATTATGGCGATGGCGTGGTTACGGGTTATGGAACCGTAAATGGAAGATTGGTGTATGTGTATGCACAGGATTTCACCGTTTTCGGGGGAGCACTTTCCGAGACCCATGCCGAAAAAATATGTAAGGTGATGGATTTGGCCATGAAAGTGGGAGCACCTGTTATTGGTCTTAACGATTCTGGAGGAGCCCGTATTCAAGAAGGGGTGAAATCCCTTGGGGGATATGCCGATATTTTTTACCGTAATGTGCAAGCATCTGGCGTAATCCCACAAATTTCGGCCATTATGGGACCTTGTGCTGGGGGAGCGGTGTATTCGCCTGCCATGACAGATTTCATTATAATGGTGGAGGGAACCAGTTATATGTTTGTTACGGGACCCAATGTGGTAAAAACGGTGACCAATGAAACCGTAACCTCTGAAGAGTTGGGAGGAGCAAGTACCCATGCTGTAAAATCTGGGGTTGCCCATAAAACTTCTGCCAATGATGCCACTTGTTTGGATGATATTCGAAACTTGTTGGACTATCTACCTCAAAACAATAAGAAAACTACACCATTATTACCTTATGAGCTTGGTGATGAAACGAGGGATGAACTGTCTGGTATTGTGCCAGACAATCCCAACAAGCCCTACGATATGCACGATGTAATCAGTGGAATCATTGATACCGATTCATTTTATGAAATCCATAAAGATTACGCGGAAAACATTATTACCGGTTTTGCTAGATTAGGGGGTAGGAGTATTGGGATTATTGCCAATCAACCTATGTTTTTGGCAGGGGTTTTGGATGTGAACAGCTCCACAAAGGCAGCCCGTTTTACCCGTTTTTGTGATTCTTTCAATATTCCATTATTGGTTTTGGTGGATGTTCCTGGATTTTTGCCCGGAACTGACCAAGAATGGAGCGGAATTATTATGCACGGGGCAAAATTGCTGTATGCTTTGAGTGAAGCGACCGTGCCACGAGTTACCGTAATTACCCGTAAAGCTTATGGCGGAGCCTACGATGTAATGAATTCCAAACATATTGGTGCCGACTTCAACTTTGCTTGGCCAAGTGCGGAAATCGCGGTGATGGGGGCAAAGGGTGCCAGTGAAATTATTTTTAGAAAGGAAATTGCTGCCGCCGATAACCCGGAAGCCAAATTAAAGGAGAAAGAAGCAGAGTATGCCGATAAGTTTGCCAATCCTTATCGAGCCGCTAAGCGTGGATTTATTGATGAGGTAATTCTGCCCAAAGATACGCGAAGCAAATTGTTGAAGACTTTTGCCATGTTGGAGAAAAAAGAGGTGCAAACTCCCTGGAAGAAGCATGGGAATATTCCGTTGTAA
- the accC gene encoding acetyl-CoA carboxylase biotin carboxylase subunit produces MKKILIANRGEIAVRVMKTVKKMGIKTVAVYSEADRNAPHVQFADEAVCIGEAPSNKSYLRGDKIIEVAKERQVDGIHPGYGFLSENADFAEAVEKSGITFIGPKSKAIRIMGSKLAAKDAVKAYDIPMVPGIDEAISDVAKAHEIANEVGYPVLIKASAGGGGKGMRIVEKEEDLESGMKRAISEATSAFGDGSVFIEKYVTSPRHIEVQVMADTHGNVLHFFERECSVQRRHQKVVEEAPSAILTPELREEMGVAACKVAKSCDYVGAGTVEFLIDADLNFYFLEMNTRLQVEHPVTELITGMDLVELQIKVARGEELPMKQEDLEINGHAVELRVYAEDPLNDFLPSVGNLEAYQLPVGEGIRVDNGFKEGMDIPIYYDPMLSKLITYGKTREEAIALMLDAIQNYKVKGVQTTLPFGSFVFAHEAFRSGNFDTHFVKNYYSPEKIKEQTANGAEVAAMIALYQFLEDKKIVRLPSN; encoded by the coding sequence ATGAAAAAAATATTGATAGCCAATCGTGGCGAAATTGCGGTAAGGGTTATGAAGACCGTAAAAAAGATGGGCATTAAAACCGTGGCCGTTTATTCGGAGGCAGACAGGAATGCCCCTCATGTGCAATTTGCAGACGAAGCGGTTTGTATTGGCGAAGCACCTTCCAATAAATCATATTTGCGTGGGGATAAAATTATTGAGGTGGCCAAAGAACGTCAAGTTGATGGAATTCATCCAGGCTATGGCTTTTTAAGTGAAAATGCAGATTTTGCCGAAGCGGTTGAAAAAAGCGGAATCACTTTTATTGGTCCAAAATCCAAGGCCATTCGGATCATGGGGAGCAAGTTGGCGGCCAAAGATGCTGTGAAAGCTTATGATATCCCCATGGTGCCGGGTATTGACGAAGCTATTTCTGACGTGGCCAAGGCACACGAAATTGCCAATGAAGTAGGATATCCTGTATTGATCAAAGCCTCCGCAGGTGGTGGAGGTAAAGGAATGCGGATTGTTGAAAAGGAAGAAGACCTTGAATCGGGGATGAAACGAGCTATCAGTGAAGCTACGTCCGCCTTTGGCGATGGTTCCGTTTTTATTGAAAAATACGTAACCTCACCAAGGCATATCGAGGTACAGGTAATGGCCGATACGCATGGCAATGTCCTCCATTTTTTTGAAAGGGAATGTAGCGTACAGCGACGTCACCAAAAAGTGGTGGAAGAGGCACCTTCTGCCATTTTAACCCCCGAATTACGTGAAGAAATGGGTGTTGCAGCGTGTAAAGTGGCTAAATCTTGTGATTATGTTGGTGCAGGTACCGTTGAGTTTTTGATCGATGCCGATCTCAATTTCTATTTTTTGGAAATGAATACCCGTCTGCAAGTGGAACATCCCGTTACCGAATTGATCACTGGGATGGATTTGGTGGAATTGCAGATAAAAGTGGCCCGTGGCGAGGAACTGCCTATGAAACAGGAAGACCTTGAAATCAATGGGCATGCTGTAGAGCTTCGGGTGTATGCCGAAGACCCGTTGAACGATTTTTTGCCCAGTGTGGGCAACTTGGAAGCCTATCAATTGCCAGTTGGTGAAGGGATAAGGGTGGACAATGGTTTTAAGGAAGGAATGGATATCCCTATTTATTATGACCCTATGTTGTCCAAGCTCATTACCTATGGTAAAACCCGCGAGGAGGCCATAGCGTTGATGCTCGATGCCATTCAAAATTATAAAGTAAAAGGGGTGCAGACCACCTTGCCTTTCGGAAGTTTTGTGTTTGCCCATGAAGCGTTCCGATCAGGTAATTTTGACACCCATTTTGTGAAGAATTATTATTCTCCAGAAAAAATCAAGGAGCAAACCGCCAACGGAGCAGAAGTTGCCGCCATGATAGCCCTTTATCAATTTCTGGAAGATAAGAAAATAGTACGATTACCTTCAAACTGA
- a CDS encoding acetyl-CoA carboxylase biotin carboxyl carrier protein subunit, which translates to MENFYMNDSYSVKVGDDFDFKLSKDTISSLDLIKTGTDAYHLLKDGASYHVKILDSDFNKGTYTLSINGSEYQASIQTPLDELIQKMGFATNGSKNIDSITAPMPGLILDILVEEDQEVREEDQLLILEAMKMENIITSPRNGVIKNISVSKGDAVDKKQLLIEFQ; encoded by the coding sequence ATGGAAAATTTTTATATGAATGATTCTTATTCGGTCAAGGTTGGCGATGACTTTGACTTTAAACTTTCCAAGGACACTATTTCTTCGTTGGATTTGATTAAAACGGGTACTGATGCCTATCACCTTTTAAAAGATGGCGCATCGTACCACGTAAAAATTTTGGATTCCGACTTTAATAAAGGAACCTACACCTTAAGTATTAACGGGAGTGAGTATCAAGCCTCGATTCAAACCCCTTTGGATGAACTTATCCAAAAAATGGGCTTTGCTACCAATGGCAGTAAAAATATAGACTCTATTACTGCTCCTATGCCAGGGTTGATCTTGGACATTCTGGTCGAAGAAGATCAAGAAGTGCGGGAAGAAGACCAATTATTGATTTTGGAGGCCATGAAAATGGAAAACATCATCACCTCTCCAAGAAACGGAGTAATTAAAAATATCAGTGTTTCGAAAGGTGATGCCGTTGACAAGAAACAGTTGTTGATTGAATTTCAATAG
- the udk gene encoding uridine kinase — translation MLILGIAGGTGCGKTTVVNQIVEQLPENEVGVISQDSYYNDLSHMSRKERTKINFDHPNSIDFNLLIEHIDQLREGKTVDTPIYSFVEETRMKETIPTPPRKVMIVEGILVLSNPKLRDLFDIKIFVHADSDERLIRRLQRDTQERGHDLNKVLTRYQTAVKPMHLQFIEPSKEFADIIIPNNRYNTVAVDVVRTIINNNLT, via the coding sequence ATGTTGATTCTTGGGATTGCCGGTGGCACAGGGTGCGGAAAAACAACGGTAGTAAACCAAATTGTGGAGCAATTGCCCGAAAACGAGGTAGGTGTGATTTCGCAAGATTCCTACTATAACGATCTTTCCCATATGAGCCGGAAAGAAAGGACGAAAATTAATTTTGACCACCCCAATTCCATTGACTTCAATCTATTGATTGAGCATATTGACCAGTTACGGGAAGGAAAGACCGTGGATACACCTATTTATTCCTTTGTAGAGGAAACACGGATGAAGGAAACCATTCCCACACCACCCCGAAAGGTAATGATCGTGGAGGGGATCCTGGTGTTGAGCAATCCTAAATTAAGGGATCTGTTCGATATAAAAATATTTGTTCATGCAGATTCGGACGAGCGTTTGATTCGAAGGTTACAGCGGGACACGCAGGAACGGGGCCACGATTTGAACAAGGTACTCACTCGATATCAGACCGCAGTGAAACCGATGCACCTTCAATTTATTGAACCCTCGAAGGAGTTTGCGGACATCATTATACCAAACAATCGTTACAATACAGTCGCCGTGGATGTTGTAAGGACCATCATCAACAATAATCTTACATAA
- a CDS encoding FtsB family cell division protein gives MGLKELRKKKWFKIMTNTYILVLTIFVIWMAFFDTNSLMIHLELENEIDKLEKEKEFLKSEIAKDKEILEKMSDKKELEKLAREKYYMKKENEEIFLIEYEDSIKNQHHE, from the coding sequence ATGGGCCTAAAAGAATTGAGGAAAAAGAAATGGTTCAAGATAATGACCAATACCTATATTTTGGTCCTGACCATTTTTGTGATTTGGATGGCTTTTTTTGATACCAATTCCCTAATGATCCATTTGGAACTGGAAAACGAAATAGATAAGTTGGAAAAGGAGAAAGAGTTTCTGAAAAGTGAAATCGCCAAGGATAAGGAAATCTTGGAAAAGATGTCGGACAAGAAAGAGTTGGAAAAGCTTGCCCGTGAAAAATATTACATGAAAAAGGAGAATGAAGAAATTTTCCTGATTGAATATGAAGATAGCATAAAGAACCAACACCATGAATAA
- a CDS encoding methylmalonyl-CoA mutase subunit beta, with protein MNNTGLFNEFPEVSAKQWKQKIQMDLKGADYNETLVWESLEGINVKPFYHQEDLKNIPIYVLPEDHDWSVGQSIYVGDTQKANEKALVILKKGVESLIFTIPNEDTDFEALFEGINLEEIKLYFNFEFLALAPIKKLVSLLKYKKTKAYLNIDIIGHLAKDGNWYHNMKKDHELLTELVALGTSDISIIGVDLSLYQNAGANMVQQLAYGLAHANEYLNHLVASNTVQKSFPIAFKVAVGSNYFFEIAKIKALRWLWNSLVSEYGIKSDCTILAVPSKRNKTLYDYNVNMLRTTSESMSAALGGADIVCNLAYDAIYHKDNAFGERIARNQLLLLKEEAYFTEASQISEGAYYIESLTNQLAEKALVLFKQIEKSGGFLDSLKKGVVQRKIKESADKEQQLFDEGKIVSLGTNKYQNPQDRMKDDLELYPFVKTKARKTIIEPIIEKRWAEASEQKRLNDE; from the coding sequence ATGAATAACACTGGCCTTTTTAACGAATTTCCTGAAGTTTCCGCCAAACAGTGGAAACAAAAAATCCAGATGGACCTCAAAGGTGCCGACTACAACGAAACCTTGGTTTGGGAATCTTTGGAAGGTATTAATGTAAAGCCTTTTTACCATCAAGAAGACCTCAAGAACATCCCCATCTATGTTTTACCCGAGGACCATGATTGGTCTGTAGGGCAATCCATTTATGTCGGTGACACTCAAAAAGCCAATGAGAAAGCTTTGGTAATCCTTAAAAAAGGTGTGGAAAGTTTGATTTTTACTATTCCCAATGAGGATACCGATTTTGAAGCATTGTTTGAGGGCATCAATCTGGAAGAAATCAAACTCTATTTCAATTTTGAGTTTTTGGCCTTGGCACCCATCAAAAAGTTGGTTTCCCTCCTCAAATACAAAAAAACAAAGGCCTATTTGAACATCGACATCATTGGGCATTTGGCCAAAGATGGCAACTGGTACCATAATATGAAAAAGGACCATGAGCTATTGACCGAATTGGTTGCACTGGGCACTTCGGACATATCAATTATTGGAGTTGATTTATCCCTCTATCAAAATGCAGGCGCCAACATGGTGCAACAATTGGCCTACGGTTTGGCACATGCCAATGAATATCTCAATCATCTTGTCGCTTCGAACACAGTCCAGAAGTCTTTTCCCATCGCCTTTAAAGTGGCCGTGGGAAGTAACTATTTCTTTGAAATAGCCAAAATTAAAGCGCTGCGATGGCTTTGGAATAGTCTAGTATCTGAATACGGAATCAAAAGCGATTGTACCATTTTGGCCGTACCATCAAAGCGCAACAAAACCTTGTACGATTACAACGTGAATATGCTTCGAACTACATCAGAATCCATGTCGGCAGCTTTGGGAGGGGCAGATATCGTCTGTAATTTGGCTTACGACGCCATTTATCATAAAGATAATGCGTTCGGAGAGCGAATTGCACGTAACCAACTTTTACTTTTAAAAGAAGAGGCCTATTTCACCGAAGCGTCACAAATTTCTGAAGGTGCCTATTATATTGAATCACTCACAAATCAACTGGCAGAAAAAGCCTTGGTCCTATTTAAGCAGATTGAAAAATCCGGTGGTTTTTTGGACAGTTTAAAAAAGGGTGTGGTTCAACGAAAAATAAAGGAAAGTGCGGACAAGGAGCAACAGCTTTTTGATGAAGGAAAGATAGTTTCTCTTGGTACCAACAAATACCAAAATCCACAGGACCGGATGAAGGATGATCTGGAACTCTATCCTTTTGTAAAAACCAAAGCACGGAAAACAATCATTGAGCCTATTATTGAAAAAAGATGGGCCGAAGCCTCAGAACAAAAAAGATTGAACGATGAGTAG